In Amycolatopsis sulphurea, one genomic interval encodes:
- a CDS encoding ABC transporter substrate-binding protein, translating to MGYVRRVCTIAAVGTLGVLPTAGIAAAQQHAQQPAPEPAQPKVLRVALTTGIDHLNPFTASLAASTQVGRFIYEFLTIPSAEKAAAAPALAESWRISPDKLTWTFKIRQGAKWSDGQPITAKDPAFTFNRMLTDETARTANGNYVANFASVTAPDDATLVIRTKTVQATMDLLDVPIVPEHIWAPIKDLTAPETDTVPVVGVDDGPYRLTEYKQNEYLKFAANKGYWRGAPKVDELQLLVFKDVESAVNALKQGEVDVLNRLTPTQFDALKDRPDIATNQAPGRRYNEITLNFGVQNAQNQPIGNGNPVLKDIRLRQAIAQTIDPKTVVDKVMGGYGQLGGGVIPPIYQAYHWDPPPDQARGFDLAKANAALDAAGYRKGGDGLRTEPGGARLELRLTGHANRGFDQRVAQYVSGWLHDIGISVKQELVSDEELNDRTNAGNYDLAISGYATNPDPDYALSLHTCAARPNAQGKGGTTDTFFCDPQYDQLYAQQLAETDPAARAGYVKRAQARLSSQAVNVVLDYDNALEAYRSDRFSSFGKQPQPDGPILEQTGYWGVYGAVPAVARSGDSAANTGLWIVLGVVAAVALFGSGYTLGRRRAIPMDDRE from the coding sequence ATGGGGTATGTGCGGCGCGTTTGCACGATCGCGGCGGTCGGCACACTGGGGGTGCTGCCGACGGCCGGGATCGCCGCCGCCCAGCAGCACGCTCAGCAACCCGCCCCGGAGCCCGCGCAGCCGAAAGTGCTGCGGGTCGCGCTGACCACCGGGATCGACCACCTGAATCCGTTCACCGCGTCACTGGCCGCCTCCACCCAGGTCGGCCGGTTCATCTACGAATTCCTCACCATCCCTTCCGCGGAGAAGGCCGCGGCCGCACCCGCCCTCGCGGAATCCTGGCGGATCTCCCCGGACAAGCTGACCTGGACGTTCAAGATCCGCCAGGGCGCGAAATGGTCCGACGGGCAGCCCATCACCGCGAAAGACCCCGCGTTCACCTTCAACCGGATGCTCACCGACGAGACCGCCCGCACCGCCAACGGCAACTATGTCGCGAACTTCGCCTCGGTCACCGCGCCGGACGACGCCACGCTGGTGATCAGGACCAAGACCGTGCAGGCCACCATGGACCTGCTCGACGTGCCGATCGTGCCCGAGCACATCTGGGCGCCGATCAAGGACCTCACCGCCCCCGAGACCGACACCGTGCCCGTGGTCGGCGTGGACGACGGGCCGTACCGGCTGACCGAATACAAGCAGAACGAGTACCTCAAGTTCGCCGCCAACAAGGGCTACTGGCGTGGCGCGCCGAAGGTCGACGAGCTGCAGCTGCTCGTGTTCAAGGACGTCGAATCCGCGGTGAACGCGCTCAAACAGGGTGAAGTCGACGTGCTCAACCGGCTCACCCCGACCCAGTTCGACGCGCTCAAGGACCGGCCGGACATCGCCACCAACCAGGCACCCGGCCGCCGCTACAACGAGATCACCCTGAACTTCGGCGTGCAGAACGCCCAGAACCAGCCGATCGGCAACGGCAACCCCGTGCTCAAGGACATCCGGCTGCGCCAGGCCATCGCGCAGACGATCGACCCGAAGACCGTCGTGGACAAGGTGATGGGCGGCTACGGCCAGCTCGGCGGCGGCGTGATCCCGCCGATCTACCAGGCCTACCACTGGGATCCGCCCCCCGACCAGGCCCGCGGCTTCGACCTCGCCAAGGCCAACGCTGCCCTCGACGCGGCCGGCTACCGCAAAGGCGGGGACGGCCTGCGTACCGAGCCCGGCGGCGCCCGCCTCGAACTGCGCCTGACCGGGCACGCCAACCGCGGATTCGACCAGCGCGTCGCCCAGTACGTCAGCGGCTGGCTGCACGACATCGGCATCTCGGTCAAACAGGAACTCGTCTCCGACGAGGAACTCAACGATCGCACCAACGCCGGCAACTACGACCTCGCGATCTCCGGCTACGCGACCAACCCCGACCCGGACTACGCGCTGTCCCTGCACACCTGCGCCGCCCGCCCGAACGCGCAAGGCAAAGGCGGCACCACCGACACGTTCTTCTGCGACCCCCAATACGACCAGCTCTACGCCCAGCAGCTCGCCGAAACCGACCCGGCGGCCCGGGCCGGCTACGTCAAACGGGCGCAGGCCCGGCTCTCCAGCCAGGCCGTCAACGTCGTGCTCGACTACGACAACGCCCTTGAGGCCTACCGCTCCGACCGGTTCTCCTCCTTCGGGAAGCAACCCCAGCCCGACGGCCCGATCCTGGAACAGACCGGCTACTGGGGCGTCTACGGCGCGGTCCCGGCCGTGGCCCGCAGCGGCGACAGCGCCGCCAACACCGGGCTCTGGATCGTGCTCGGCGTCGTGGCGGCCGTCGCGCTCTTCGGCAGCGGCTACACGCTCGGCCGCCGCCGCGCGATCCCGATGGACGACCGGGAATAG